CATGCCGATGATTTCGCGCACCGGGCGCTTGCCGCGGCCCTCGCTCGCCACGTCGGCGAACCGCAGCGCCAGCCGCTCGCCCAGGTGGGCCTCCAGCCGCGTGTTGTACAGCTCGGAAGCTGCGACCGTGAACTGATGGATCGGCCGGCCGTCCAATGCCAACCAGCGCAGCACCCCATCAGGGCCAACGGTGGCGACCTTGTTGGAGATCGCCACATGGGTGTGCAGATCCGGGTCGCCGGCGCGGGAGTCACGGTGGGTGAACGCGGCTCCGATGAGTCCGGTGGTGTCGACCTGGGCGACACCATCAGTACCGGAACGGGTGAGCGCGGCGTGCGTTTCCAGCCACGCCAGCGCATCGGTCACCGCCGCGTCGTGGCATTCCTCCACGACTTTCGCGACGTCGCGCGGCGCGATCGCCCACAAGCTCGACACCGACTTCACCGGCGAAAACGTCAAGTCGTAGCCGGCGACCGCGGTGGTGCGGGCGCGGGTTTCTCGCGCGATAAAGCCAGTCAGTTCACGATCGTCAGCGGGCGCGCGGCCGTATTGCTCGGCGAATATTCTGCGCGCGACGACGGTGCGGATCGCGGCGCGGGTGGGCGCGTCGATGGACGCGGCTGATGGCCTACCGGCTTGTTCGTTGTGGTCGCGGTAGGCCACTGCCAGGGCGCGGGCAAACGTGGTTTCCCCGTCGCGGATATAGAACTTGCGACCCAGTTTGGCGGCCTCGATCGCCGCGAGACCGTGCACCCCGCGTGCGGTCACATAGTCAGCGATCACATCGGCGTTGGGATGCAGCCCCTCGCCGAACAACGCCTTCATTTGAGCTTCGGTGACCTGGGAACCCTCCGGCACCGCCCATACCTTGGCCACATCGTCGGCTGAAACCTGGCGCGCCCCAGTGGATTGCAGCGACGCCAAACCAGACCCCACCCACCGGCCCGGAGACTCACCTTTCGACGAGTAGTAATCGATCAGCGGTGCCCGCCCGCGGGCCGTAGCATCCACAGCAGCGACCTGCCGGATCAGGTACTCATACCCGTTGCCGGCAGTGAGCTTATGCATCGTCATCGTCACTGCAGTGCCGTCCCTTTCCAGGCGCACGCTAGAGACCTCAGAGACGATCTGTCCCACACAGATGGGCCGGTTCTTAAGAAACCGTGACCTTAATGCAAGAGGTGTGTGGTGTCTGGGGTGCTTGAGAACGGTTGGTGCAGCTGGGGGTTGGTGTCCCGTACGGGCCAAGGTTGCGAAATTCGGGGTTAGGTTGCGAGAAAGTTGCGAAGTCCCGAGTTAGGTTGCGAGTCGTTGCGGGGCTAGGGGCGTTTGATCGCGAAGAATGCTGGCTGTGACGGTCGTGTTATCCGACGCGGCGAACGTGGCCGCGGAGTCGGACACTGCGGAGTTGAGCTGGGTTACCGCCGAAGGTGTGCCCCAACGGCTGTCACCGGATCAGGCCGCGGCGGTTCCGTTTGAGGACGGGCTGCCGGTGCGCCGGTTCACCACCCGCAAAGGCCAGCGTCATCTGAGCGGTCGGTGGTGGTGCGCAACAACGACCGGCCATGTTGGGTTCGAGTCATGGCTGGAACGCGATCATGTGATGTTGCTGGATTTTGATCCGGCAGTGGTGGGGATTGCGGCGCAACCGTTTTGGTTGAGCTGGTCGGATGCTAGCGGTTCGATAGTGCGCCATGCCCCGGACTATTTCGCGAGGCGCGCAGATGGTTCGGCGGTCGTAATGGATTGCCGACCGATCGAGCGACGCCGCGATAGCGATCGGGCGAAATTCGAGGCGACCCGGCGGGCGTGCGCTCGATTGGGTTGGGAGTACCGACTGGTCGGCAGTGTCGAGCCAATCCTGGCTGCTAACACTCGGTGGCTGGCGGGCTATCGCCATCCGCGCCATGGCCATCCGCTGATCGCACAGTTGCTGGTTGAAGTATTCGCGACACCTCGCGGATTGATGCACGGCGCGGCGAAAGTTGGAGACCCGATTGCGGTGCTGCCAGTGCTGTTTCACCTGCTGTGGCGCCAGACGCTGACAGCGGACCTGACCTGCCCGCTGAGCGAGATGAGTGTGGTCGCCGTGGCTGGGGCGCGGAGTTGACCAACCGTCCAAGCGTCCTGCGGCCGGGCGATTGGGTGGTGCTCGACGGCGTCGAGCACCAGGTGGTGGCGTTGGCCGGGACATCGGTGCGGCTGCGGTCGGTGGGTGGTGCTGAGCAGGTGATGCTGTTGACGCATCTGCTGTCGTGGCCGGGGTTCACCGTGCTGGGTCACGAAGAAGACTGTGGACTTGAGCCTTTCGGGTTGTTAGAGACCCTGCCACCGGCGGTGGTCGCTGCGGCGCGTGAGTGGGAACGCCACGTCATTGAGGTTGAAACCGGGTTTAGTCCGGACGCGCCACCGGACTCGCCCGCCCGTGATGGGTTCGACCCGGCGGTGACCACGCTCGGCGAACGCGACGCAGCCAAGGCCGCCGAGCTTGGGGTGGGTGTGCGCACGGTACAGACGCGCCGGGCGCGGTATGCCCGACAAGGTTTGTGGGGCCTGGTAGATCAGCGGGCATCCCGGGAGTGGGCGGCCACAGGACGGGCTGATGCGCGGGTGGTGGCCGCGGTCGGCGAGGTGCTGGCTGCTGAGACCGACACGTCGACGGGCACCCGGTCGCGGCTGATGCGGCGGGTGGTGAGGAAGATCGAGGACGAGTACGGACCGGGGGTTGTGCCATTGCCAGCGCGCACGGCGTTCTACCGGCTCGTCGAGTCGCTG
This genomic interval from Mycobacterium kubicae contains the following:
- a CDS encoding TnsA-like heteromeric transposase endonuclease subunit, which gives rise to MTVVLSDAANVAAESDTAELSWVTAEGVPQRLSPDQAAAVPFEDGLPVRRFTTRKGQRHLSGRWWCATTTGHVGFESWLERDHVMLLDFDPAVVGIAAQPFWLSWSDASGSIVRHAPDYFARRADGSAVVMDCRPIERRRDSDRAKFEATRRACARLGWEYRLVGSVEPILAANTRWLAGYRHPRHGHPLIAQLLVEVFATPRGLMHGAAKVGDPIAVLPVLFHLLWRQTLTADLTCPLSEMSVVAVAGARS